In Tenrec ecaudatus isolate mTenEca1 chromosome 4, mTenEca1.hap1, whole genome shotgun sequence, a single window of DNA contains:
- the RPS6KA4 gene encoding ribosomal protein S6 kinase alpha-4 isoform X2, translating into MKVLRKAALVQRAKTQEHTRTERSVLELVRQAPFLVTLHYAFQTDAKLHLILDYVSGGEMFTHLYQRQHFKEAEVRVYGGEITLALEHLHKLGIVYRDLKLENVLLDSEGHIVLTDFGLSKEFLTEEKERTFSFCGTIEYMAPEIIRSKAGHGKAVDWWSLGILLFELLTGASPFTLEGERNTQAEVSRRILKCSPPFPSRIGPVAQDLLRRLLCKDPKKRLGAGPQGAQEVKNHPFFQGLDWAALAARKIPAPFRPQIRSELDVGNFAEEFTKLEPVYSPSGSPPPGDSRIFQGYSFVAPSILFDQNNAVMTDVLAAPGAGERPGRAAVARSAMMQDSPFFQQYELDLREPALGQGGFSVCRRCRQRQSGQEFAVKILSRRLEAHTQRELTALRLCQSHPNVVKLHEVHQDQLHTYVVLELLRGGELLEHIRKKRHFSESEASQILRSLVSAVSFMHEEAGVVHRDLKPENILYADDSPGAPVKIIDFGFARLRPQSPTRPMQTPCFTLQYAAPELLAQQGYDESCDLWSLGVILYMMLSGQVPFQGASGQGGQSQAAEIMCKIREGRFSLDGEAWQGVSEEAKELVRGLLTVDPAKRLKLEGLRTSSWLQDGSARSSPPLRTPDVLESSGPAVRSGLTATFLAFNRGKREGFFLKSVENAPLAKRRKLKLRSAATSRRGSPVTPAAPGRSPTAKGPPRRANGPLPPS; encoded by the exons ATGAAGGTGCTCCGCAAGGCAGCGCTGGTGCAGCGCGCCAAGACGCAGGAGCACACGCGCACTGAGCGCTCCGTGCTGGAACTGGTGCGCCAGGCGCCCTTCCTGGTCACACTGCACTACGCCTTCCAGACTGACGCCAAGCTGCACCTCATCCTGG ACTACGTGAGCGGCGGGGAGATGTTCACCCACCTCTACCAGCGCCAGCACTTCAAGGAGGCTGAGGTGCGCGTGTATGGGGGCGAGATTACGCTGGCTCTGGAGCACCTGCACAAG CTGGGCATCGTCTACCGAGACCTGAAGTTGGAGAATGTGCTGCTGGACTCCGAGGGTCATATCGTGCTCACTGACTTCGGGCTGAGCAAGGAGTTTCTGACAGAGGAG AAAGAACGCACCTTCTCCTTCTGCGGTACTATCGAGTATATGGCCCCCGAAATCATCCGCAGCAAGGCGGGCCACGGCAAG GCGGtggactggtggagtctgggcaTCCTGCTCTTCGAGTTGCTGACCGGGGCCTCGCCTTTCACGCTGGAGGGGGAGAGGAACACGCAGGCCGAGGTGTCCCG ACGGATCCTGAAgtgctcccctcccttcccctctcggATTGGGCCTGTGGCGCAGGACCTGCTGCGGAGGCTGCTTTGCAAGGACCCCAAGAAGAGACTGGGGGCGGGGCCCCAGGGGGCCCAGGAAGTCAAGAACCACCCCTTCTTCCAG GGCCTGGATTGGGCTGCTTTGGCCGCCAGGAAGATTCCAGCCCCATTCCGACCCCAGATTCGTTCGGAGCTGGATGTGGGCAACTTTGCGGAGGAATTTACGAAGCTAGAGCCGGTCTACTCACCTTCAGGCAGCCCTCCCCCTGGGGATTCACGCATCTTCCAG gggTACTCCTTCGTAGCGCCATCCATCCTGTTTGACCAAAACAACGCTGTGATGACCGATGTCCTGGCGGCACCCGGAGCTGGAGAGCGGCCGGGCAGGGCAGCCGTGGCCAGGAGCGCCATGATGCAG GACTCGCCCTTCTTCCAGCAGTATGAGCTGGACCTGCGGGAGCCCGCGCTGGGCCAGGGCGGCTTCTCCGTGTGTCGCCGCTGCCGCCAGCGCCAGAGCGGCCAAGAGTTTGCGGTCAAGATCCTCAGCCGCAG GCTGGAGGCCCACACGCAGCGCGAGTTGACTGCCCTGCGCCTGTGCCAGTCACACCCTAACGTGGTGAAGCTGCACGAGGTGCATCAGGACCAG CTGCACACCTACGTGGTCCTGGAGCTGCTGCGTGGCGGCGAGCTGCTGGAGCACATCCGGAAGAAGCGGCACTTCAGCGAGTCCGAGGCCAGCCAGATCCTGCGCAGCCTGGTGTCGGCCGTGAGCTTCATGCACGAGGAGGCGGGCGTGGTGCACCGAGACCTCAAGCCCGAG AACATCCTGTACGCCGACGACTCGCCGGGGGCTCCCGTGAAGATCATCGACTTCGGCTTTGCGCGCCTGCGGCCGCAGAGCCCCACGCGGCCCATGCAGACGCCCTGCTTCACGCTGCAGTACGCGGCGCCCGAGCTGCTGGCGCAGCAGGGCTACGACGAGTCCTGTGACCTTTGGAGCCTCGGTGTCATTCTG TATATGATGCTGTCGGGGCAGGTTCCCTTCCAGGGGGCCTCTGGCCAGGGCGGGCAGAGCCAGGCGGCCGAGATCATGTGTAAGATCCGCGAGGGCCGCTTCTCCCTGGAtggggaggcctggcagggcgtgTCGGAGGAAGCCAAGGAATTGGTCCGAG GGCTCTTGACGGTGGACCCCGCCAAGCGGCTTAAACTTGAGGGGTTGCGGACCAGCTCCTGGCTGCAGGATGGCAGCGCGCGCTCCTCGCCCCCGCTTCGGACCCCAGATGTGCTGGAGTCTTCTGGGCCTGCAGTGCGCTCAGGGCTCACCGCCACCTTCTTG GCGTTCAACCGAGGCAAGCGAGAGGGCTTCTTCCTGAAGAGCGTGGAGAACGCACCTCTGGCAAAGCGGCGCAAGCTGAAGTTGCGGAGTGCGGCCACCTCCCGCAGGGGCTCTCCCGTGACCCCCGCCGCCCCGGGGCGCTCCCCAACCGCCAAGGGGCCGCCTCGCCGAGCCAACGGTCCGCTGCCTCCCTCCTAG
- the RPS6KA4 gene encoding ribosomal protein S6 kinase alpha-4 isoform X1, whose product MGDEDEEESCAVELRITEANLTGHEEKVSVENFELLKVLGTGAYGKVFLVRKAGGHDAGKLYAMKVLRKAALVQRAKTQEHTRTERSVLELVRQAPFLVTLHYAFQTDAKLHLILDYVSGGEMFTHLYQRQHFKEAEVRVYGGEITLALEHLHKLGIVYRDLKLENVLLDSEGHIVLTDFGLSKEFLTEEKERTFSFCGTIEYMAPEIIRSKAGHGKAVDWWSLGILLFELLTGASPFTLEGERNTQAEVSRRILKCSPPFPSRIGPVAQDLLRRLLCKDPKKRLGAGPQGAQEVKNHPFFQGLDWAALAARKIPAPFRPQIRSELDVGNFAEEFTKLEPVYSPSGSPPPGDSRIFQGYSFVAPSILFDQNNAVMTDVLAAPGAGERPGRAAVARSAMMQDSPFFQQYELDLREPALGQGGFSVCRRCRQRQSGQEFAVKILSRRLEAHTQRELTALRLCQSHPNVVKLHEVHQDQLHTYVVLELLRGGELLEHIRKKRHFSESEASQILRSLVSAVSFMHEEAGVVHRDLKPENILYADDSPGAPVKIIDFGFARLRPQSPTRPMQTPCFTLQYAAPELLAQQGYDESCDLWSLGVILYMMLSGQVPFQGASGQGGQSQAAEIMCKIREGRFSLDGEAWQGVSEEAKELVRGLLTVDPAKRLKLEGLRTSSWLQDGSARSSPPLRTPDVLESSGPAVRSGLTATFLAFNRGKREGFFLKSVENAPLAKRRKLKLRSAATSRRGSPVTPAAPGRSPTAKGPPRRANGPLPPS is encoded by the exons ATGGGGGACGAGGACGAGGAGGAGAGCTGTGCGGTGGAGCTGCGGATCACAGAAG CCAACCTCACCGGGCACGAGGAGAAGGTGAGCGTGGAGAACTTCGAGCTGCTGAAGGTGCTGGGCACGGGAG cctaCGGGAAGGTGTTCCTGGTGCGGAAGGCGGGCGGGCACGACGCGGGAAAGCTGTACGCTATGAAGGTGCTCCGCAAGGCAGCGCTGGTGCAGCGCGCCAAGACGCAGGAGCACACGCGCACTGAGCGCTCCGTGCTGGAACTGGTGCGCCAGGCGCCCTTCCTGGTCACACTGCACTACGCCTTCCAGACTGACGCCAAGCTGCACCTCATCCTGG ACTACGTGAGCGGCGGGGAGATGTTCACCCACCTCTACCAGCGCCAGCACTTCAAGGAGGCTGAGGTGCGCGTGTATGGGGGCGAGATTACGCTGGCTCTGGAGCACCTGCACAAG CTGGGCATCGTCTACCGAGACCTGAAGTTGGAGAATGTGCTGCTGGACTCCGAGGGTCATATCGTGCTCACTGACTTCGGGCTGAGCAAGGAGTTTCTGACAGAGGAG AAAGAACGCACCTTCTCCTTCTGCGGTACTATCGAGTATATGGCCCCCGAAATCATCCGCAGCAAGGCGGGCCACGGCAAG GCGGtggactggtggagtctgggcaTCCTGCTCTTCGAGTTGCTGACCGGGGCCTCGCCTTTCACGCTGGAGGGGGAGAGGAACACGCAGGCCGAGGTGTCCCG ACGGATCCTGAAgtgctcccctcccttcccctctcggATTGGGCCTGTGGCGCAGGACCTGCTGCGGAGGCTGCTTTGCAAGGACCCCAAGAAGAGACTGGGGGCGGGGCCCCAGGGGGCCCAGGAAGTCAAGAACCACCCCTTCTTCCAG GGCCTGGATTGGGCTGCTTTGGCCGCCAGGAAGATTCCAGCCCCATTCCGACCCCAGATTCGTTCGGAGCTGGATGTGGGCAACTTTGCGGAGGAATTTACGAAGCTAGAGCCGGTCTACTCACCTTCAGGCAGCCCTCCCCCTGGGGATTCACGCATCTTCCAG gggTACTCCTTCGTAGCGCCATCCATCCTGTTTGACCAAAACAACGCTGTGATGACCGATGTCCTGGCGGCACCCGGAGCTGGAGAGCGGCCGGGCAGGGCAGCCGTGGCCAGGAGCGCCATGATGCAG GACTCGCCCTTCTTCCAGCAGTATGAGCTGGACCTGCGGGAGCCCGCGCTGGGCCAGGGCGGCTTCTCCGTGTGTCGCCGCTGCCGCCAGCGCCAGAGCGGCCAAGAGTTTGCGGTCAAGATCCTCAGCCGCAG GCTGGAGGCCCACACGCAGCGCGAGTTGACTGCCCTGCGCCTGTGCCAGTCACACCCTAACGTGGTGAAGCTGCACGAGGTGCATCAGGACCAG CTGCACACCTACGTGGTCCTGGAGCTGCTGCGTGGCGGCGAGCTGCTGGAGCACATCCGGAAGAAGCGGCACTTCAGCGAGTCCGAGGCCAGCCAGATCCTGCGCAGCCTGGTGTCGGCCGTGAGCTTCATGCACGAGGAGGCGGGCGTGGTGCACCGAGACCTCAAGCCCGAG AACATCCTGTACGCCGACGACTCGCCGGGGGCTCCCGTGAAGATCATCGACTTCGGCTTTGCGCGCCTGCGGCCGCAGAGCCCCACGCGGCCCATGCAGACGCCCTGCTTCACGCTGCAGTACGCGGCGCCCGAGCTGCTGGCGCAGCAGGGCTACGACGAGTCCTGTGACCTTTGGAGCCTCGGTGTCATTCTG TATATGATGCTGTCGGGGCAGGTTCCCTTCCAGGGGGCCTCTGGCCAGGGCGGGCAGAGCCAGGCGGCCGAGATCATGTGTAAGATCCGCGAGGGCCGCTTCTCCCTGGAtggggaggcctggcagggcgtgTCGGAGGAAGCCAAGGAATTGGTCCGAG GGCTCTTGACGGTGGACCCCGCCAAGCGGCTTAAACTTGAGGGGTTGCGGACCAGCTCCTGGCTGCAGGATGGCAGCGCGCGCTCCTCGCCCCCGCTTCGGACCCCAGATGTGCTGGAGTCTTCTGGGCCTGCAGTGCGCTCAGGGCTCACCGCCACCTTCTTG GCGTTCAACCGAGGCAAGCGAGAGGGCTTCTTCCTGAAGAGCGTGGAGAACGCACCTCTGGCAAAGCGGCGCAAGCTGAAGTTGCGGAGTGCGGCCACCTCCCGCAGGGGCTCTCCCGTGACCCCCGCCGCCCCGGGGCGCTCCCCAACCGCCAAGGGGCCGCCTCGCCGAGCCAACGGTCCGCTGCCTCCCTCCTAG